TGGCAACTACGATTAGAATCTACACCACGACTTACGACTTCTTTACTACATTTCGAGTAATTGATGGGGTCTTACATAAGAACAATAACCAAATAGAAACGGGTGTATACTACGAAGAAAAAGATAAAGCGTTTATTAACTCAGTCAATGATATATTTTTTAATCTTTTGCTTTATCTATCTACTAAGCCAGAGCTAATTGAAGCGCCACTAAAAATCTCCACTAAAGCAGGCGGGAAAGGGTTTGGCAAGACGCAAAAACGCTTGTTTGATCCTCAAGTTATCGGCTCCGATTACCGTCAAGTTTACGATTACGAAGCCCCACCAGACGTATACGATATCACAGAAAGACACCCTACACCCCGTACCCACTGGAGGATGGGACACTGGAAAAGAGTAGCTTACGGCAAGGACAGAACAGAGAGACGCTGGCAGTGGATCAAGCCCGTTCTTGTCAATCCTGGCGCTTACCCCTCTCAAGATCGATTGTTTTGAGACATTATGGCAACCATCACCTTAGAAGTTCCCGATGCACTCGTTCCCCATCTTAATGCTTTAGGCGATCGCCACTAACACAGCAATAACATAGCCTCTGAGGTAAACCATGAATGCACAATTGATGATCCAACCCTCCTCTTTTATTGATGCTGGTATTCAAATTAAGCCAGTTCGAGGGTTATTCTTATTCAAATTTAGTGAAGACCTGCAAGAGCGACTGGAGGGCCTGAACGAAAAACAGCGAGAGTCACAGCTATCACCCGATGAAGCAGTAGAATTGACTGGAATGTTGGAACTAGACCGAATTTTCACGCTGCTTAATGCAAAAATTATTGCTGAGTACGAATAAATATGGCAATTTCAAAAGAGATTCGGCAACAGGTTCGAGAACGAGCTAAATACCTGTGTGAATACTGCCATTCCTCTGAAGAAGCCAGTGCAGCACGGTTTGAAATCGATCACATCCAACCGCGATCGCGTGGAGGGGCAGATACATTTGAAAATTTGGCTTTGGCTTGTCAGCGATGTAATGGCTACCGTTACAATTTCACAGAAGGGACTGACCCAGAATCTCAAATTTCTACTCAGTTGTTTAACCCACGGCTGCATCAGTGGAATGAGCATTTTGTTTGGCAGAAAGGCGGTCTAGTAATTCGAGGCAAGACTTCCATGGGGCGTGCAACGTGCGATCGGTTAGATTTGAATGACCAAGAGCATAATGATGGGGCAATTGTTAAAGCCCGTCGTTTTTGGATTCGGGGCGGTTGGCATCCACCATCAGATGACACCATTGAATCCTGACGAACTCGTTCCCCATATCAATGCTTTAGGCGATCGCCTTCCCACTGTACTACAACAAAGCTTACAAGCCCCACTCCCCAACCACGTCTATCACTACATCCTCAACTTCCTTTCATTGAGGCGAACAGAGTTGGGGACGATCTCTGAGGTTCATGGTAGGATTAGGGAAACTATCTCAATTCCCCTTAAAGTGTTGAAAAGTGTAATACCATTTCTCTATGATACTGCGCTTAATGAAATGCTCCAGACCGTTTCTTCTAGAGAAATTATTAGTTGCAAGATTAAAGAGAAAGAGCCTGTCCATTGAGATTATGGTCGATCAAAAAAATCATGCTTTAACTTCACGTTTGGCTTTGGCTGCTCGCAGTTTTTCCCATGCTGCTTCAGTTCCGAGTTTCGGGGGCATGGCAGCAATTTTCGCAATCAGATCCCGATTTTTTTCTTCATAATATAGACGCAGTTCTTCCGCTTCCTTAAGAACTTGCTGATATTCCGCTTCCACCAGAGCGCAATTTTCTTCAATGTACGTTAAAGCGCTGTTTATTTGTGCTTCTGTTAGGTCAAATAATCCCCGGATAAACTTAGACGGATATTGAGCAGTCACATAGTCCATGATATCGTAGATCGTGATCCGTGTTCCGGCGATGGTCAGTCCTCGTTCTGTACGGATAATCCCAGTTTGTTCATCGGATGGGTTGGTCATGATTTTTTCCAAAAAATCTAGTGCCTGAAGGTCAATTTCATTCTATCCCTTTATTCGTCTGCAAACTCTGCCTCTATCATTCGCTGTACCACTTCCAGTAAAAGTAAGCATGAGCCAAAATATCGCGCAAGCCAGCAATTTTACGCCATTAAGCTTCTGGATGTTGCGATCGCATTTCTTCAGGAATATTTTTGACCGCTTCTCCGATAATCTCCAAATTCCGTACCACCGCATCATAGGTGCGTTCATCGGTTGGGAACTCTTCAAACGTCATTCCTTGGCTGTATCGCTTGACTTTAGCACAAGACGTGAGGATATCTTCCAAGTACAGACGCACACTACGCGACATAAATTGCCTCCTGTTCTACCGTAGAACGAATCAGAGGTTTGAGCATTACTCTACTCACCAAATCTACTCGCGTTCCTAAACGATCTTCCAGATAAAACTTGACATCCATATAGCGATCGAAGCTCACCAATCCATCAAATTCTACTAAAATATCCACATCACTATCCGGTGTGGCTTCATCCCTAGCAACAGAGCCAAATATCGCCAGCGAAGTTACGCCAAACTCTTTTAAGGCTTGCTGGTGTTGTGCCAAAATCCCTAATACTTTGTCACGGATAATCCCAGTGGGTTTGTTGGATGGGTTGGTCATGATTTTGTCAAAAAAACATGATGGCTAAAAATCAATTATAGCCCTTCTTCCTTGGGACAGGTTATCAATATAGAAATTCCTCAAGTTATCGAAAATGATTAGTGAATTAGATCGAGTTGTTTTAACCACAGATTTACCAGAGTATTATTTCAAAACTGGCGATATTGGCACGGTGCTGTTAGTCCATCAAGAAGGTTTGGGCTATGAAGTAGAATTTATCACCATCACCGGAAAACCGCTTGCGATCGTTTCTTTGTTTAATTCTCAAGTTCGGGCGATCGGTGACAGAGAAATTGCCCAAGCACGAGTTTTGACCTAATTATTCATTTATATTTTAAACCAACAAATTAAGCTGTGGCAAATTCGGTGAAATGCCGTTTGCTAGGATGATGGAACCCTAAAACAATATCATTTTGAGGAATGCCCGCAGCGAGTAAATCATCGACAATGCAGAAATTCGTTACGTCTTGTTCCACCCAAACTTTGCTATCTTTAATTTTCAAATAGATAATGATATGCTGCACTAGCTTTTCAGCCTGCCAGCCAAAGCGAAACCAAAGATATTCATCTCTAATTTCATCTAAAGCTAGGCGATCGCTGACTTCACATTCAGGATTTTTCTGAACTTGATGGATCTTCATACCATAATATTCGGTCAAAATTCGTTTTATGATCGAGCGGTAATTTTCCAAGTCAGCCATTTGACCAGTTCCTCCTTCACTGTATCTACTACCATTAAAAAAACTCGATTATCTTTAATCACTGCTTGCACAGATTTTCTTTGAAAAAAATCTTCATAGATCAGACGATCAATCGCTAAATACAATGTATTGTCCCAATGCCCCATGAAAGTCATACATTAGGGATTTTCCCACAAAACTTTTGACTTCAACAACTATTTTTTTGCCTTCTCGTTCTGCGGCAATTGGTTTTTCGGCTGCTAGATCCGCATAAAGTTCAGCATCTTCATATTTGATGAAGTAAGGATCAGCGGTAATGAGCCAACCTTCTTTAATTAAGGCGTTCTTGACCGCATCATGATAAATGTCTTTGGCAGGCATAGTGTAAGGGAATCCATAGTAATTTTAGTTTACACTACATAGGGTAGTTTCAGTGTGGCGATCGCTAATTTACCCGCACCCGAATTAAAACCTCCTCATTCACTGGGGAGGTTTTTTGGGGCCATTGCGATCTTTTGTAAAATTTAAATCTTGTTCGTTAAATCACCGTGATAAAGTAGTGGCTGAAGAATTCAGCTAGTCCAAGCTACAATCATGCAAGAATTTGGTTTAACTCTACCCCAAACCCAACTCATGTATAGCTTAGAATACAATTTGGTACTCACGGATATTAAACTAGAGGAACATAACCACAAAAAGCTGTTAAAGATTACTTGGCTGGAAAAATGGCGAGATTCCATGAATCTCATCCTGCAAAACCAGCAACTGAGTAACCCCTCTACAGAAGTTGTAGAATTAATAACTAATTTCGACCACCTGAAAGTCAAGGCTAGAGAACAAGCCCAAGAAGTTGAACCTAAATTTTCACTCTATTTGATTTTATTAGAATCAACTCTATTTGTCCCTTATTATCCTATCCTCGGAGAGGCTAGAGATGGACAGTTTAAGGGTTTGAAGTTTGCGAATCCAAACCTGATTGAAGATAAGCTTAAATCCTTTGCCCAACTGTTTAATCTAGATTCCCAATGTATTAAACGCTTTCAATCTCATCACAAAGAAGCGCTTGACGGGATTAAGGGAGGATTTAATCCATGGATTACCGGCACAGTCGGAGCGGTGTTTTTAGCCGCAGTTGCTGCATTGGGAACGCCTATTATTGCTGGTATTCTTGCCCCCATTATTGCCCCTGGTTTGTCAGGAGCGGCGGCAGTTTCTTCGGTATTGGCATTTTTAGGTGGAGGGGCGATCGCCGCCGGAGGCTTCGGAATGGCAGGTGGTGCTGCTGTTATTGCCGGTGGTGGAGCCATCTTGGGCGCAGGTTCAGGAGTAGGCTTGGGGTCATTATTTGCCCAATCTCCCACCACTGCGATTAATGAAGCCGCCAAATTAGAAGTGGTAATGAAAGAGCTAATTTTTATCCAGAAAGATATCCGGTTAGCTCAAGAAATCATCAAAGAACAACGGCAAGGCATTCGCGCCCTAGAAGATGAACGAGATGAATTAATGTACAATAAGCAAGCGAATGAGGAGAAAATCAAGAAATTAGAAGAAGCCTTAGATTACTTGAAACGAGCCTTACAGCGCAACCAAGATTTGTTGTGATTCTATGACTTCAATCCATAGGATTTGCAATTAAGTGATTACCGATTCCCAGCGCATAGCCCTATGTCAGACTTATTTAACTTCAAAGATGATTTTTCTGTATCCCATCAGAAAATGTCAGGTATTCATCATGATTTCAATGCTCTTCGCCAGATTCAACAGCAAGAATCAAAACATTTAGAGCGTCTCAAAAAAGACATGCAAGACATCGCCGACATTTTAGGGGTTTCAGTCGATGAAATTTCATCCAACAATTCTCCCAAGTCTCCCCCTCTTAAGTCTGCCAGTTGGGACGATCAATTTTTCCTCAATAATCCTCTGGTTACCCTGGAAGAGCGGGCTAAACAAGAGGTATTGAAAAAACCAAATTTATTACCGCCCCTGTCTCAATTAGATTATGCAGTGGTGGGGATAACCGGTTTGGTAGCGACGCTCCTAGATTTCTTCGTGGTAGCCATTCCCAAAGATATCAATTATTTGGGAAAATATCAGCAAAAAGGTAGTCAATTTACTCGATGGTTGAGAACGTTGGGAATGGACAATGGAAAGTTACACCCATTTCTGAAATGGTGTGAAAAAGTCTGTAAGGTTCCCTATGATAAAAGTATTAGCTCCGATATTCCCGGATTAACGCCAAAAAACCATCGCTTACTGAGTTTAGGTCATGACCCCCTATTCGGGTTAATTTTTGGCATGTTTGATATCTTAAATGGTTCCCTGACGGCGTTTGATGTCCAAGGAAACCTAAAAGTTATTAAAACCTGGAATAGGGTTGGGGAAAATAAAATTTTTGCTCCCTTAATTTGGTTGGGGCATATTGTTTCAGATCTGTGTACATCGATGGGAGTTCCAATTCCCGGATGGGGGTTTACTCAGCTCTTGCAATTTGGCTCAATTGGCCCCAAGAATATGAGAATCGCCCAAACGGCCAACTGGATGTATGTGAATGGCTATGAATTGCGCCATTTATTGACCCTTTCGATGCCTGTGGCGGCGATCGATCTGGTGATTCGCAGCTATCATTATTTTTCCATCCTGAAGCCAGAACCCTCTGAATTAAAGGCTTCTATGGGTTATGGAGAAATAGAGAAGATTCAAGCCAACCTGAAGTTAAATAAAATGTTGCTGCTCTCACGGGCGATCGCCGTCAGTGGGAATGGGTTAAAAGTCTTCACCTATACCGGAAATCCCTTAGCAGTGAACCTCACTCAATGGCTGTTCCTGATTAAAGATAGCGTAGCCGTAGTTCAAGGGATGATGCGCGATAAGGCTCCCGAACAGCTCGTCAGAAATCGTCAGCAAATTAATCTCACTTGGCAGGATATTCTGGGGTAATCGAGTCCTGATGAATTGGACTTGAGATCCTCACCATTTTCATCCCTTTCTCCTGAGCCGACAAGACAGAGAAAGCTTCAAAAGCAAATATCTCATCTAAGCCTGTCCGATCAACTCTCAGTCTGCATAAATGAAGGCAATCTCAGCATCGGGGAGGAGGTAAAGTCTCTCACGGCTGTTGCTATTTCCTTTCTT
This window of the Roseofilum reptotaenium CS-1145 genome carries:
- a CDS encoding HNH endonuclease, with the translated sequence MAISKEIRQQVRERAKYLCEYCHSSEEASAARFEIDHIQPRSRGGADTFENLALACQRCNGYRYNFTEGTDPESQISTQLFNPRLHQWNEHFVWQKGGLVIRGKTSMGRATCDRLDLNDQEHNDGAIVKARRFWIRGGWHPPSDDTIES
- a CDS encoding DUF433 domain-containing protein gives rise to the protein MTNPSDEQTGIIRTERGLTIAGTRITIYDIMDYVTAQYPSKFIRGLFDLTEAQINSALTYIEENCALVEAEYQQVLKEAEELRLYYEEKNRDLIAKIAAMPPKLGTEAAWEKLRAAKAKREVKA
- a CDS encoding HepT-like ribonuclease domain-containing protein — its product is MSRSVRLYLEDILTSCAKVKRYSQGMTFEEFPTDERTYDAVVRNLEIIGEAVKNIPEEMRSQHPEA
- a CDS encoding nucleotidyltransferase family protein, translating into MTNPSNKPTGIIRDKVLGILAQHQQALKEFGVTSLAIFGSVARDEATPDSDVDILVEFDGLVSFDRYMDVKFYLEDRLGTRVDLVSRVMLKPLIRSTVEQEAIYVA
- a CDS encoding DUF4926 domain-containing protein; the protein is MISELDRVVLTTDLPEYYFKTGDIGTVLLVHQEGLGYEVEFITITGKPLAIVSLFNSQVRAIGDREIAQARVLT
- a CDS encoding XisI protein, translated to MADLENYRSIIKRILTEYYGMKIHQVQKNPECEVSDRLALDEIRDEYLWFRFGWQAEKLVQHIIIYLKIKDSKVWVEQDVTNFCIVDDLLAAGIPQNDIVLGFHHPSKRHFTEFATA